A single Diceros bicornis minor isolate mBicDic1 chromosome 7, mDicBic1.mat.cur, whole genome shotgun sequence DNA region contains:
- the ANKRD49 gene encoding ankyrin repeat domain-containing protein 49, producing MEKEKVNDDAKPDPEDSLDFSEHFNQLELLETHRHLIPTGTQSLWEENSDEDEQDEKTEEWYQLQEKKMGKDPSKLLLWAAEKNRLATVQRLLSEKATHVNTRDEDEYTPLHRAAYGGHLDVVRELVAQGADVHAVTVDGWTPLHSACKWNNTRVASFLLQHDADINAQTKGLLTPLHLAAGNRDSKDTLELLLMNRYIKPGLKNNLEETAFDIARRTSIYHYLFEIVEGCTNSSPQS from the exons atggaaaaagagaaagtaaatgatgatgcGAAACCAGACCCAGAGGATTCCTTGGACTTTTCTGAACACTTTAACCAACTTGAATTGTTGGAAACACATAGACACCTTATTCCCACTGGTACCCAAAGTCTCTGGGAAGAGAATTCTGATGAAGATGaacaagatgaaaaaactgaagagTGGTAtcaattgcaagaaaaaaaaatgggaaaagatccAAGCAAATTGCTTCTTTGGGCTGCTGAAAAGAAtcgg cttgcTACAGTGCAGAGACTACTTTCTGAAAAGGCCACTCATGTGAACACTAGAGATGAAGATGAGTATACCCCTCTTCATCGAGCAGCCTATGGTGGACACTTAGATGTTGTCCGCGAGCTGGTTGCACAAGGGGCAGACGTTCATGCGGTGACCGTGGATGGCTGGACACCCCTGCATAGTGCTTGTAAGTGGAATAATACCAGAGTGGCTTCTTTCTTACTTCAGCATGATGCAGATATCAATGCCCAGACAAAAGGCCTCTTGACCCCCTTACATCTTGCTGCTGGGAACAGAGACAGCAAAGATACCCTAGAACTCCTCCTCATGAACCGCTACATCAAACCAGGTCTGAAAAACAACTTGGAAGAAACTGCATTTGATATCGCCAGGAGGACGAGTATCTATCACTACCTCTTTGAAATTGTAGAAGGCTGCACAAATTCTTCACCTCAGTCTTAA